A region of the Deinococcus multiflagellatus genome:
GCGCACGGCGTCGTCGGCCAGTGGGGTTTCTGCGGGCCGCAGATGAAGGGCAGGGCTGTCCACCCGCGTGCCCGCAATCTGGGCGGGGTTCAGGCCCAGGGCATAGACCAGCTTGGCCGGGCCGTTGCTCAGGTCGCGCTCGCGGGTCACCGGGCGGAAGGTGAGCATCTGACCCAGGCCTTCGAGCGGCTCTATGGCACGGATCAGCACACTGGCCGACACGCCTTTGGGCCGGCAGGAGACCTGCAGCAGGGGGTGGCCGTGCGCCGCCCAGAACAGCCAGTGGCCGGGGGCAATCGCCATCTCGGCGCTGCGGGCGGCGTGAAAGCGCCCGGCAGTGCAGGCAGGATCGCGCGGGCAATCGTAGGCTTCGGTTTCGACAATGCGGCCACTGAGGCGCTCGCCCGAGTCCAGCACGCGCACCAGCGTGGCCCCCAGCAGCGCGCGGGCGATGGACACCGGATCACCGGCAAAGTGGCTGG
Encoded here:
- a CDS encoding DNA-3-methyladenine glycosylase gives rise to the protein MNLPPSHFAGDPVSIARALLGATLVRVLDSGERLSGRIVETEAYDCPRDPACTAGRFHAARSAEMAIAPGHWLFWAAHGHPLLQVSCRPKGVSASVLIRAIEPLEGLGQMLTFRPVTRERDLSNGPAKLVYALGLNPAQIAGTRVDSPALHLRPAETPLADDAVRVTARVGIKEGRHLPWRFTLRGNPWVSPALPSMAVVGDG